The Tachyglossus aculeatus isolate mTacAcu1 chromosome 4, mTacAcu1.pri, whole genome shotgun sequence genome contains a region encoding:
- the RGS3 gene encoding regulator of G-protein signaling 3 isoform X4: protein MKNRLGLFRRRNESPGANPVGKLDKVMKSLKPTPEEALKWGASLEKLLFHKYGLAVFRAFLRTEFSEENLDFWLACEDFKKVKSQSKMVSKAKKIFAEYIAIQSCKEVNLDSYTRDHTKENMQNVSRSCFDLAQKRIYGLMEKDSYPRFLRSELYLDLTNQRKLSPVL from the exons ATGAAGAACCGACTGGGGCTCTTCCGCCGGAGGAACGAGTCTCCCGGAGCCAACCCCGTGGGAAAGCTGGACAAAGTGATGAAATCTCTCAA ACCCACCCCGGAGGAGGCGCTCAAGTGGGGGGCATCTCTGGAGAAACTGCTGTTCCACAAAT ACGGGCTGGCCGTGTTCCGAGCCTTCCTCCGCACGGAGTTCAGCGAGGAGAATCTCGACTTCTGGCTGGCCTGCGAGGACTTCAAAAAGGTTAAGTCCCAATCGAAGATGGTGTCCAAGGCCAAGAAGATCTTCGCGGAATACATCGCCATCCAGTCCTGCAAAGAG GTTAACCTGGATTCCTACACACGGGACCACACCAAAGAGAACATGCAGAACGTGAGCCGGAGCTGCTTTGACCTCGCTCAGAAGCGCATCTATGGGCTGATGGAGAAGGACTCTTACCCCCGCTTCCTGCGTTCGGAGCTCTACCTGGACCTCACAAACCAGAGGAAGCTAAGCCCCGTGCTGTAG
- the RGS3 gene encoding regulator of G-protein signaling 3 isoform X3, with the protein MPFFRDPSGARPRDFPAEVQLNLYYPRGGTLQRRHTVKEAKDMKNRLGLFRRRNESPGANPVGKLDKVMKSLKPTPEEALKWGASLEKLLFHKYGLAVFRAFLRTEFSEENLDFWLACEDFKKVKSQSKMVSKAKKIFAEYIAIQSCKEVNLDSYTRDHTKENMQNVSRSCFDLAQKRIYGLMEKDSYPRFLRSELYLDLTNQRKLSPVL; encoded by the exons ATGCCCTTCTTCCGAGACCCGTCCGGGGCCCGGCCCCGAGACTTCCCCGCCGAGGTGCAGCTGAACTTGTACTACCCCCGCGGCGGGACCCTGCAGCGCCGGCACACCGTGAAGGA GGCCAAAGACATGAAGAACCGACTGGGGCTCTTCCGCCGGAGGAACGAGTCTCCCGGAGCCAACCCCGTGGGAAAGCTGGACAAAGTGATGAAATCTCTCAA ACCCACCCCGGAGGAGGCGCTCAAGTGGGGGGCATCTCTGGAGAAACTGCTGTTCCACAAAT ACGGGCTGGCCGTGTTCCGAGCCTTCCTCCGCACGGAGTTCAGCGAGGAGAATCTCGACTTCTGGCTGGCCTGCGAGGACTTCAAAAAGGTTAAGTCCCAATCGAAGATGGTGTCCAAGGCCAAGAAGATCTTCGCGGAATACATCGCCATCCAGTCCTGCAAAGAG GTTAACCTGGATTCCTACACACGGGACCACACCAAAGAGAACATGCAGAACGTGAGCCGGAGCTGCTTTGACCTCGCTCAGAAGCGCATCTATGGGCTGATGGAGAAGGACTCTTACCCCCGCTTCCTGCGTTCGGAGCTCTACCTGGACCTCACAAACCAGAGGAAGCTAAGCCCCGTGCTGTAG